The genomic interval TCTTTTAATAAAGCTTTGAAGGACCTTGAACCTGCTGGATGGACGCCACTGGCAGGGTCACTGGAAAAGGCAAGAGAAGTGCTGGGATCTGACGCCGGTGACAATGTTGAGAATGTTATTTATGTCATCAGTGATGGCACCGAGACATGTGGCGGTAATCCCGTTAAAAAGGCAAAAGAGCTGCATGAATCTGATTTAAATGCAACAGTCAATGTGATTGCTTTTGATGTCAATTCCGAAGAACAAAAACAGCTGAAAGAAGTTGCCGATGCGGGAGGTGGATCATTTAAATCCGTAGCAAACGGCAAAAGCATGTTCGACATGGTGGATGAGATTGTAGATGAAGCCGTTTCAGGTCTGGACGTGAATTTGTGGACTGCTAGAGAAGGCCAGGATATAAATAATGAGCATCGTGGCAAGCAGAATGAATTAAACGATGCGGAAAGCGTATTTAATGCGTTTATTGACGATGAACATGACGCATTAATGAGTGCGTTCGATAAATTGGAAGAGTCAGGGCGAATTGATGAAGAGACAGCAAATCAAACTGAACAAAAACTTTCCGACAGAAGAGATACCCTGAGGCAATACAATGATCAGCTCCGGAAAGAATACGGTCAAACACTTAACGACGAACGAGAGAAAACCTTTGATCTGCTGGATGATATAAAGCAGAAAAAAATGGATGAGTTGAGTAAAGACTAATAGCTTCTATAGGGATTGTCTTGTTGCTAAATAAAAAGCGAACAGTCTCGGTACTGTTCGCTTAATTATCACGTTTTTTTTATAAGAAGAGCGCTCTTATTTACGCACCATGCCGTGTGGGTCAATAACGAACTTTTTAGCGACGCCACTGTCAAAATCCTTATACCCCTGTGGCGCTTCATCCAGCGAGATAACGGTAGCATTAACCACATTGGCAATGTCTGCTTTGCCATGTAAAATGGCGTTCATTAACTGGCGCTGGTACTTCATGGCTGGTGTTTGCCCAGTCGCAAAACTGTGGGCTTTGGACCACCCTAAACCGAAGCGCATCTTAAGAGATCCGTGCATGGCGTCTTGGTCCTTGGCGCCGGGATCATCCGTCACATAAATGCCTGAAACACCAAATTTACCACCGGCTTCCACAACGTCCATCATTGTGTTTAATACCGCAGCTGGCGCTTCTTCATGATTCGTTCCATGTCCATAGGCTTCAAAACCTACTGCATCTATACCACAATCTACTTCCGGCACACCTAGGATTTGCTCAATTTGTTCGCCGACATCATCATGATCCTGCAGGTTAATCGTTTCACAGCCGAAGCTTCGAGCCTGTTTCAACCGCTCTTCTTTTAAATCGCCGACAATGACAACGGCGGCTCCGAGCAATTGAGCAGAATGAGCAGCGGCCAGACCAACTGGACCTGCACCGGCCACATACACAGTAGATCCTGAGGTGACACCGGCATTCACCGCTCCGTGATATCCAGTTGGAAAAATGTCAGATAACATGGTGAGATCAAGGATTTTTTCCATTGCTAAGTCTTTGTCCGGAAATTTCAACAATTGGAAGTCAGCATAAGGCACCATCACATATTCGGATTGGCCGCCAACCCAGCCTCCCATGTCGACATAACCGTACGCCCCACCTGGACGTTCGGGATTCACGTTCTGACAAATATGCGTATCTTGGCGACGGCACATTTTACAACGGCCGCAAGCCACATTAAATGGCACGGACACAATATCGCCTTTCTTTAAGAACTCCACGTCCCGGCCGACTTCTACAATTTCACCGGTGATTTCGTGTCCAAGTACTAACCCTTCTGGAGCGGTTGTACGCCCCCGTACCATGTGCTGGTCGCTACCGCAAATATTAGTGACAATGTTTTTAATAATAACGCCGTGCTCACATTTGCGCCCGGCATTTTCCTTTGGTACACCAGGTCCTTCATGCAAAACCAAATCCGGGTACGATATATCTTGAACTTCTACCTTGCCACTTCCTAAGTACACGACACCACGATTATCAGCCAACAAAAAACCTCCTAGAATAAATCAGATCTCCCAGTGTTCACTTATTTGCGACCGTCTTAGTTATCTTATTCCCGGTCCTGTTATTTTAAAACTAAAAAGGGTAAGAAAATTCAGTGTTTATTAAATGGAAATACGGGAATATATCGTGTACGTATGCATAAGCTTTTAAAAGGTTTCAAGAAAGGATGGATTTTCATGGGAACATTAAATCTGGAAATGGCTAAAAAGGTCATTGAGGGAGCAGAAGCAGAAGCGGCTAACATAGGGGTACAGATGGTTATTTCTGTCATGGATGATGGGGGAAATCTGATTGCCACCCATCGCATGGATGATGCATGGCTCGCAAGTGTGGATATCGCACGGAATAAGGCTTGGACATCCGTTGCGCTTAAAATGCCAACCTCCAACCTGGAAGATGCGACGGTACCAAATGCTGAGTTATGGGGACTTAATACAACGAATCAGGGAAAAATTGTTGTATTCGGTGGCGGCATCCCGCTGGAAAAGGACGGAAAAGTACTCGGAGCGATTGGCGTAAGTGGTGGCGCCGTACCACAGGATGTTCAAGTAGCAGAAGCGGGTGTTAACGTATTTGAAAAAGAAAAATAAGTGATGAAATAGGACCTCCATCAGAATGGGGGTTTTATTTTTATTTTTATTTTTCAGTCCCCAAATGGCGTGATACGATATAAAGGTGATTATATTGCGTGAGAGGGAGCTGAGAATGGTGGCTATATTAACAAATGATTGGGCGCCGATGCTGCAGAATGAATTTCAGAAAGACTATTATTTACAGCTGCGTTCATTTTTAAAACAGGAGTATGGTACCGGTGCGGTTTATCCTGATATGCACGATATTTTTAACGCTCTTCATTATACAACCTATGAAAATACGAAAGTGGTTATTCTTGGACAGGATCCATACCATGGTCCCAATCAGGCGCATGGATTAAGTTTTTCCGTTCAGCCGGAAGTCACGATACCACCTTCGTTAAAAAACATCTATAGGGAACTTCATCATGATCTTGGTATTCCGATCCCTCATCACGGGTGTCTGACAGACTGGGCTAAACAAGGTGTTCTTTTGTTAAATACGGTTCTGACGGTCAGAGCAGGAAAACCGGCATCTCACCGTGGAAAAGGATGGGAAAATTTCACGAATGAAGTGATCAGACAGGTGAATGCCAAACAAGATCCGGTCGTATTTATCCTTTGGGGGCGGCATGCACAGGCAAAAGAGACGCTAATTACAGCACCGCACCATCAGATCATTAAATCACCACACCCGAGTCCGTTTTCCGCGCACAAAGGGTTTTTTGGCATCCGCCCATTTTCACGTGCCAATCAATTTCTAGACGCGTCCGGCCGTACACCTATTGACTGGCGCGTCCGGGAATGAACCTATATGCGAACTGCAATAATTTTTGAAAAACGCAGCTAGAACACTTGTTTGCTTCTGGTCGGTGTGATATACTACGTGTAAATAAACGCCTAGACAAGAACAAAAAATTCAGAAACACAGGGAGGAACTGTTATGAAATATTATGCCGTGATTTTAACCTTGCAAGATGAAGAAAAGAACCGATCATTTCGTCCACAACACTTGGCGTTCCTGGAGCAAATGAGACAGGAAAATAAAGTAGTGATGAACGGACCATTTACTGATGGGGC from Lentibacillus cibarius carries:
- the fdhA gene encoding formaldehyde dehydrogenase, glutathione-independent produces the protein MADNRGVVYLGSGKVEVQDISYPDLVLHEGPGVPKENAGRKCEHGVIIKNIVTNICGSDQHMVRGRTTAPEGLVLGHEITGEIVEVGRDVEFLKKGDIVSVPFNVACGRCKMCRRQDTHICQNVNPERPGGAYGYVDMGGWVGGQSEYVMVPYADFQLLKFPDKDLAMEKILDLTMLSDIFPTGYHGAVNAGVTSGSTVYVAGAGPVGLAAAHSAQLLGAAVVIVGDLKEERLKQARSFGCETINLQDHDDVGEQIEQILGVPEVDCGIDAVGFEAYGHGTNHEEAPAAVLNTMMDVVEAGGKFGVSGIYVTDDPGAKDQDAMHGSLKMRFGLGWSKAHSFATGQTPAMKYQRQLMNAILHGKADIANVVNATVISLDEAPQGYKDFDSGVAKKFVIDPHGMVRK
- a CDS encoding GlcG/HbpS family heme-binding protein, encoding MGTLNLEMAKKVIEGAEAEAANIGVQMVISVMDDGGNLIATHRMDDAWLASVDIARNKAWTSVALKMPTSNLEDATVPNAELWGLNTTNQGKIVVFGGGIPLEKDGKVLGAIGVSGGAVPQDVQVAEAGVNVFEKEK
- a CDS encoding vWA domain-containing protein; the protein is MIKRSFIIFLALTSLFIVLAACSNENQSTSGEEDTQAQKASGKKEIDIPEAPTEPEKMVKNGPGKSFANDMTDDDISQVLKEMPSDLKDKDVYNYLIDQFAYDYSDAMNAYESFDPQFELTKAPDVQADEDKVQHISLLLDSSGSMGAYVNGNRKMDEAKTALKDFASSMSEETKTSLIVYGHKGTGSEEDKALSCDSIELSYPLSTYDKDSFNKALKDLEPAGWTPLAGSLEKAREVLGSDAGDNVENVIYVISDGTETCGGNPVKKAKELHESDLNATVNVIAFDVNSEEQKQLKEVADAGGGSFKSVANGKSMFDMVDEIVDEAVSGLDVNLWTAREGQDINNEHRGKQNELNDAESVFNAFIDDEHDALMSAFDKLEESGRIDEETANQTEQKLSDRRDTLRQYNDQLRKEYGQTLNDEREKTFDLLDDIKQKKMDELSKD
- a CDS encoding uracil-DNA glycosylase; protein product: MAILTNDWAPMLQNEFQKDYYLQLRSFLKQEYGTGAVYPDMHDIFNALHYTTYENTKVVILGQDPYHGPNQAHGLSFSVQPEVTIPPSLKNIYRELHHDLGIPIPHHGCLTDWAKQGVLLLNTVLTVRAGKPASHRGKGWENFTNEVIRQVNAKQDPVVFILWGRHAQAKETLITAPHHQIIKSPHPSPFSAHKGFFGIRPFSRANQFLDASGRTPIDWRVRE